The sequence CATCCAAATCCAGCTATTCATGCGCAAAATCAAAAAGGTGAGACGAAAGGAAATACCGTTGTAGAAGGTGAAGCCTCTATTCTTGAAAGTAAGTACAGTGCATACATACAAGAACATAAAGGTAAGCCCTATCAGGGGGACGATGTAGTTTTAGATAAATCTGAAAACTGGATGACGGATACAGCTTTACTAACTACTATTGTTGAGAAAACTGCCCTACGAATCAAGCAAAATGAGGAAGCGAGCATTACAATCCAAGCTCCAGAAACGGCATCTTATATTATTGGTTTGCAGTATTCGACAGAGGGAGACAACATTTTACCTACGCAGCTTGAAATGAAGGTCAATGGACAATTTCCTTTTTACGAATTAAGAAACCTGCTCTTTGAAAGTAGATGGCAGGTACCTGACGAAACACCGAAAGATAAGTATGGCAATGAGATTGTTCCACAACCAAGCAAGGTGCAAGAGTGGCAAGAAAAATTCATAAGCGATGCAAGTTACCGAAGTAGCGAGCCTTTTTATATCGAGCTACAAAAAGGTGATAATGACATTACTCTTCGTACAATCGAAGGAAATATCTTAATCCAGTCTATCGTTCTTACTTCGGCAGATGAGCTAGTTGATTATCCGGAGGGTCAGGTAGAAGGCCATGAATTTATAGTGATAGAAGGAGAAAATAGTACATATAAAAATGATTCCTCTATCCGAGCGAGTTCACTCTATAATGTTGATTTAACTCCATATAGTGCTGGGAAACGAGTATTGAATTATTTAGATAGCGATTCGTTTAAAAAACCAGGTCACACGGTCGAATATGAATTTGAAGTAGCAAAGGCTGGTTACTACTATTTAGGGATGAATTACCGACAAAGTGCTAAAATCGATTTCCCGGTATTCGTTAATATGACGATTGATGGTGATATTCCTTTTAAACAATATCAAAATTATCCATTTGACTACACGTCTGAGTTTACACATATGACAATCCGTGATGCTGAAAGGGATAAGGATATCCCGATTTACCTAGAAAGAGGTAAACATACAATTGGTTTGACGATCAGTTTGGATCACATCAAGTCAACGATTGAAAAGGTAGAACAGTTAACGAAAGAAATTCAAACATTATCATTAGAACTAACTAAATTGGCGGGCCCTAGTATTGACCGTAACCGTGACATTGATGTAGAAAAATATATACCGGGTGTCACCAAGCAATTGGAAACTTGGACAATTGAAATTAGAGATTTGTATGAAGGGGTTAAAAAGTATAATCCAAATGTAGCAGAAATAGGGGCGTTTTCATCACTGACTATAGCTGAGAAACAATTGAAAGGTCTTTCTAAAAATGTGGATAAGTTAATTGTCAGAAAAAATGAATTATCGACAGGAACAAACTCAATTACTGCACATTTAGGTAATTTACTTCAAGAAATTATTAATAACGGATTAGCGATTGATAAGTTATATTTCTATCAAGATGCTGAAGATATTCCGCAAAACAAAGGATTCATGAAAAAGCAGCTGGCTAAAGTGGAACGATTGACGAAATCATTTGGTGAGCAGGATTACGCAATTGATAATGTCAATCCGGATCATCTACAAGTTTGGGTGAACAGACCAAGACAATATATTGAAATCATTCAACAGCTGATTGACGAACAGTTTACACCAACAACAGGTATTCAAGTTGATATTTCGCTTATGCCGGATGAAAATAAGCTGATTTTGTCGAATGCTTCAGGAGATGCACCAGACGTAGCAGTGGGAGTTAATTATGCACTTCCTTTCGAAATCGCTATCAGAGGAGCATTACAAGATCTAACAGAATTCG comes from Sporosarcina sp. FSL K6-3457 and encodes:
- a CDS encoding extracellular solute-binding protein produces the protein MNIKKIGIVGIVLALALFQHPNPAIHAQNQKGETKGNTVVEGEASILESKYSAYIQEHKGKPYQGDDVVLDKSENWMTDTALLTTIVEKTALRIKQNEEASITIQAPETASYIIGLQYSTEGDNILPTQLEMKVNGQFPFYELRNLLFESRWQVPDETPKDKYGNEIVPQPSKVQEWQEKFISDASYRSSEPFYIELQKGDNDITLRTIEGNILIQSIVLTSADELVDYPEGQVEGHEFIVIEGENSTYKNDSSIRASSLYNVDLTPYSAGKRVLNYLDSDSFKKPGHTVEYEFEVAKAGYYYLGMNYRQSAKIDFPVFVNMTIDGDIPFKQYQNYPFDYTSEFTHMTIRDAERDKDIPIYLERGKHTIGLTISLDHIKSTIEKVEQLTKEIQTLSLELTKLAGPSIDRNRDIDVEKYIPGVTKQLETWTIEIRDLYEGVKKYNPNVAEIGAFSSLTIAEKQLKGLSKNVDKLIVRKNELSTGTNSITAHLGNLLQEIINNGLAIDKLYFYQDAEDIPQNKGFMKKQLAKVERLTKSFGEQDYAIDNVNPDHLQVWVNRPRQYIEIIQQLIDEQFTPTTGIQVDISLMPDENKLILSNASGDAPDVAVGVNYALPFEIAIRGALQDLTEFADFDEVQKRFPEGLHVPATVKDGIFALPDTMNFWVLFYRKDILDSLGLPVPETLEQVKSYLPELQRKGMNFFYPTAGMPGLKTFASTMPIIYQNGGHFYGDTIGRTTLNEEASIEGMRQLTELFTIYNMPYEVPSFYQQFRDTSLPIGISDYFMYNMTLNAAPEIANSWDIALMPGIENEEGEIERWSAGGAESNIIFEDSAKKEEAWEFLKWWSSTDVQIAFGNNLQTTYGKEYIWNTANIEAFEGLPWATNHKNVILEQTEWVTEVPRVPGSYMLEREISNAYNSIVLDGENFRTAIDLASKRINRETFRKLEEFGYMKNGEMIEPYPSPEFTNE